DNA from Cutibacterium acnes:
AACTCGAGCGCAAGCCGTCAATTCCGCTGGGACGCACCGGCGAGGACGCGTTCGGTCAACATGTCACCTTCACTGATCGCGGCATTCGACTGCGTGCCATCTGTAATCTCGGTCGTCAGGACGTCAATCCGTCCGATCTGGCGCCCGTCGACCCCGGCAACATCGTGCTGGGAGCCAGTTCGGATCACCTCATCGTTGATATGACTGATTCTTCCGAGTCCGTCGAGATCGGCACCGAAGTGAGATTCTGGCCTACCTATGCCGGTTTACTCGCCACCGCCACCTCCTCTGCTGTGTGGAAGGCAGCGGCCACTCCCCATCGCCTATGAGGCGACCATCATCACCTTCACCGAACAAAGGAGTTCTTGTGAGTGCACGAGAAACGCAATCCGTCGACACACCGCGCCGCAGCGCCTTGGCCAGACCCGTGAAGAAACCGCCAGCCACTCTCGACCTGGAAAGCCCCACAGAGGAGCGCGAGCTACAACGCGGGCTGACCAACCGTCACCTACAGCTCATTGCTTTGGGCGGTGCCATCGGCACCGGAATGTTCATGGGATCCAGCAGCACCATCCACCTTGCTGGCCCATCTAGTGCTCTCGTCTACGCTCTCATTGGGTTTTTCCTCTATTTCATGATGCGAGCCCTCGGTGAGATGCTGCTGTCCAATCTCAACTACAAGTCTTTCCGAGATATCGCTGAGGACCTACTTGGCCCAGCTGGTGGTTTTATCGCCGGCTGGACGTATTGGTTCTCGTGGATCGTGGCCGCCATGGGCGACATGGCCGCTATTACCGCCTACTTCCAATATTGGTGGCCGAATATCCCAAAGTGGCTACCCGCAACCGCCCTGGCCGCTGTCCTCCCCGCCCTCAACATCATTGCCGTGCAGTTCTTTGGTGAAGCCGAATTCTGGTTCGCCCTCATCAAGCTCATCGCGGTCGGCGCGCTGGTCATTGTCGCCATCGCGCTGTTGGCAAGCCGCTTCGTCTCCCCTGACGGTGACCCCGCTACTATCGCCAACCTGTGGAATGATGGCGGTTTCTTCCCCAACGGCCTGATGGGCTTCCTTGGTGGCTTCCAAATCGCGTTCTTCGCCTTCGTCGGCATCGAACTCGTTGGTACTGCTGCCGCTGAAACTAAGGATCCTTGCACCACTCTCCCAAAGGCGATCAATGCCATCCCGGTGCGGCTTGCCCTGTTCTACGTGTTCGCCCTGCTTGCTATTACCGCTGTCATTCCGTGGCGCAAAGTCGTGCCCGGGGTAAGCCCCTTCGTGTCGCTGTTCGGCTTGGCGGGCTTCGGCGCAGCTGCCAGTGTGATGAACTTCGTCCTGCTTACCGCTGCGGCGTCCTCGGATAACTCTGGTCTGTATTCGACCTCACGAATGATGTACGGCTTAGCTCTCGACGGTCAGGCTCCCTCGCGGTTCCGAAAACTGTCGAGTAACAACGTGCCACGCAACGCACTCGTCGCTTCGTGCCTGCTGCTGCTAAGCGGCATCACTTTCCTCTACACCTCGGATTCGATCATGCAGGCCTTCGCCCTGGTGACGACAGTTGCCGCCCTGCTGTTCCTTTTCACCTGGTCACTCATCGTTGTGTGCTACATCGTGTACCGCCGCAAGCGCCCA
Protein-coding regions in this window:
- a CDS encoding amino acid permease — encoded protein: MKKPPATLDLESPTEERELQRGLTNRHLQLIALGGAIGTGMFMGSSSTIHLAGPSSALVYALIGFFLYFMMRALGEMLLSNLNYKSFRDIAEDLLGPAGGFIAGWTYWFSWIVAAMGDMAAITAYFQYWWPNIPKWLPATALAAVLPALNIIAVQFFGEAEFWFALIKLIAVGALVIVAIALLASRFVSPDGDPATIANLWNDGGFFPNGLMGFLGGFQIAFFAFVGIELVGTAAAETKDPCTTLPKAINAIPVRLALFYVFALLAITAVIPWRKVVPGVSPFVSLFGLAGFGAAASVMNFVLLTAAASSDNSGLYSTSRMMYGLALDGQAPSRFRKLSSNNVPRNALVASCLLLLSGITFLYTSDSIMQAFALVTTVAALLFLFTWSLIVVCYIVYRRKRPQLHEESIYKMPGGVPMCWVVLAFFTISLVILTLDPTTRIAVLITPIWFAFIGSMYFVHHRHEQRKEALR